A window of Ranitomeya variabilis isolate aRanVar5 chromosome 2, aRanVar5.hap1, whole genome shotgun sequence contains these coding sequences:
- the SAP130 gene encoding histone deacetylase complex subunit SAP130 isoform X6 yields MNPPKPSIWGDMSSQQFPRQGVPIPSPQIISGGTTMGPNIPGTGGDEPSREMEGPSRDILTASTVLPPRDDKQEAVVVRPYPQLQMIPNHSPSPLTMTAQSAHLPNVPLAFSENILKPLKPTIPSRPIAPAPPSALSAVPKVPGPVTVTMESGLPQASAIPVATISGQQGHPNNLHHIMTATNVQMSIIRSSAPGPPLHIGASHLPRGAAAAAVMSSSKVTTVLRPASNQLTSAAAAQSVAQHIIHPPIQSRPPITTATSSAPTVVATVSATRAQSPVITTTPAHAAEPVLRPTLSIQQHPPPATISIQRPAQVRDTGTRITLPTHSALGAQKQLHAMAQKTLFGTGNPVAAATVAPILATNTLPSVTTSGSAAHTQVPTSTIVTMTMPTHSSHATAVTTSNIPVAKVVPQQITHTSPRIQSDYGPERSNLIPIPGHRASPNPMAMEARSENRPPVPVQLQYFLPTYPQSAYPLAAHTYTPITSSVSTIRQYPVSAQAPNSAITAQSVASTVHLNPMQLINVDTSHTRHIQGIQPAPVGAQGMQPTPFSTQGIQATPIGAQGIQPPPISSQGIHPAGSITTQGVPAPSVNSQQASSDAKPSVVLAEGATIVANPLNSAFTTAPAGATVMQGHNQSPGIGSAPAQGSSPRPSILRKKPATDGLSVRKSLIPPHPGDAVSPRHDSALRSTSASPRPAGAKPKAELHISVAPGVTGDPGTGGEQPSAAASLPSSHHPAAAVPSPPSQPAPGPLPSSIHVPPAAVPTLPAPPPLMSSAPSGAAVPSEAKVKEEAEPMDTARPISVPPLTSGSISSPLALLANNISVPAGELPPGASPRKKPRKQQHVISTEEGDMMETNSTDEERCHIKPLTSRPEKRKSPPKEYIDEEGVRYVPVKPRPPITLLRHYRNPWKAAYHHFQRYSDVRVKEEKKLTLQEIANQKGIACRVQGWKTHLCAAQLLQLTKLEQDVFDRLTVLQEGLIPKKKTATDDDLHRINELIQGNMQRCKLVMDQITESRDCMLKVLDHKDRVLKLLNKSGTSRRLSKVKHKDKV; encoded by the exons ggggacatgagttcacaacagtttccccGTCAAGGGGTCCCCATTCCCTCACCACAGATTATAAGTGGTGGGACGACTATGGGTCCGAATATACCAGGGACAG GTGGTGATGAGCCTTCACGGGAAATGGAGGGTCCGTCACGGGACATACTTACTGCAAGTACAGTTCTTCCCCCAAGGGATGACAAACAAGAAGCTGTAGTGGTCCGGCCATACCCACAGTTACAGATGATCCCCAACCACTCTCCTAGTCCTCTGACCATGACTGCTCAGTCTGCCCATCTCCCAAACGTCCCATTGGCCTTCTCTGAGAACATCCTGAAG CCTTTGAAGCCAACTATCCCCAGCAGACCCATCGCTCCAGCCCCTCCGTCTGCCCTGTCTGCTGTTCCAAAGGTACCTGGGCCAGTGACGGTCACAATGGAGAGTGGCCTCCCTCAGGCTTCAGCCATCCCTGTGGCCACCATTAGTGGTCAGCAG GGGCACCCTAATAATCTGCATCACATAATGACTGCAACTAATGTTCAGATGTCTATAATCCGCAGCAGTGCTCCAGGCCCGCCGCTGCATATTGGAGCCTCCCATCTTCCAAGAG GAGCCGCTGCAGCTGCTGTGATGTCCAGCTCCAAAGTGACCACAGTTCTAAGGCCAGCCTCTAACCAGTTGACCTCTGCTGCGGCTGCCCAGTCGGTGGCTCAGCACATCATCCACCCCCCTATACAG TCACGGCCTCCAATTACCACAGCAACTTCATCCGCCCCCACTGTAGTGGCCACAGTTTCTGCTACCCGAGCTCAGTCCCCAGTTATCACCACCACTCCAGCTCACGCAGCAGAACCCGTTCTCAG GCCAACCTTGTCAATTCAGCAGCACCCTCCTCCTGCGACAATAAGCATTCAGAGACCTGCCCAGGTGCGGGACACCGGAACGCGCATTACGCTGCCCACACATTCTGCATTGGGAGCCCAGAAACAGCTGCATGCAATGGCACAG AAGACTCTCTTTGGCACGGGAAATCCAGTAGCTGCTGCTACTGTGGCTCCTATTTTGGCAACCAACACTCTGCCATCTGTAACAACGTCAG GCTCTGCTGCCCACACACAAGTTCCTACCAGCACCATTGTCACCATGACCATGCCAACTCACTCTTCCCATGCTACAGCAGTGACCACTTCCAACATTCCTGTGG CCAAAGTTGTCCCTCAGCAAATAACTCACACTTCCCCCCGGATACAGTCAGATTATGGACCAGAGAGAAGCAATCTGATACCTATTCCTGGTCACAGAGCCTCGCCCAATCCCATGGCAATGGAGGCTAGGAGTGAGAATAG GCCGCCTGTACCAGTGCAGTTACAATATTTTCTACCCACATATCCCCAGTCTGCCTATCCGCTGGCTGCTCACACTTACACTCCTATTACCAGTTCTGTATCTACCATTCGTCAATACCCAG TTTCAGCTCAAGCTCCAAATTCTGCCATCACAGCCCAGTCTGTGGCTTCCACGGTCCATTTGAACCCCATGCAGCTGATAAACGTGGACACATCTCACACCCGTCACATACAAGGAATTCAGCCGGCACCAGTTGGCGCACAAGGGATGCAGCCTACACCTTTCAGTACCCAAGGAATCCAAGCTACGCCGATTGGTGCCCAGGGAATCCAACCTCCTCCGATCAGCAGCCAAGGAATTCATCCTGCAGGGTCCATCACCACTCAGGGGGTCCCGGCCCCTTCAGTTAACTCTCAGCAAGCCTCAAGTGATGCAAAGCCTTCTG TTGTTCTCGCAGAAGGAGCCACAATAGTTGCCAATCCCCTAAATAGTGCTTTCACTACTGCACCTGCTGGTGCTACAGTCATGCAGGGTCACAATCAAAGTCCGGGTATTGGTAGTGCCCCTGCCCAGGGCTCCTCGCCACGACCTAGCATCTTACGCAAGAAGCCTGCTACTGATGG GTTGTCTGTTCGTAAAAGCCTTATTCCCCCTCATCCAGGAGATGCAGTAAGCCCTCGGCATGACAGCGCTCTGCGAAGCACCTCTGCTTCCCCTCGACCTGCTGG tGCGAAACCTAAAGCTGAACTTCACATCTCTGTGGCACCAGGAGTGACTGGTGATCCGGGCACAGGTGGCGAGCAGCCCAGTGCAGCTGCATCTCTCCCTTCTTCTCATCACCCCGCAGCTGCCGTCCCCAGCCCTCCATCTCAGCCTGCGCCTGGACCGCTCCCCAGCAGCATTCACGTCCCCCCAGCTGCCGTCCCCACCTTACCAGCGCCTCCACCTCTTATGAGCAGTGCACCTTCTGGAGCCGCTGTCCCCTCTGAAGCCAAAGTGAAGGAAGAAGCCGAGCCAATGGACACAGCCAGGCCAATTTCAG TGCCTCCTCTGACTTCAGGATCCATCTCTTCCCCACTAGCTTTGTTGGCCAATAACATCTCTGTTCCTGCTGGTGAATTACCACCGGGAGCTTCACCCCGTAAAAAGCCTCGCAAACAGCAGCATGTTATATCCACAGAGGAAGGTGATATGATGGAGACCAACAGTACAGATGAGGAGAGATGTCACATAAAACCTCTAACATCTCGGCCAGAGAAACGCAAGTCCCCACCCAAGGAGTACATAG ATGAAGAAGGTGTACGTTATGTCCCAGTTAAACCTCGACCCCCAATTACACTTCTGCGGCATTATCGCAATCCGTGGAAAGCTGCTTATCATCATTTCCAGCGTTATAGTGATGTACGGGTCAAAG AAGAGAAGAAGTTGACGTTACAGGAGATTGCCAACCAGAAAGGGATCGCTTGCCGTGTGCAAGGCTGGAAGACTCATCTCTGTGCTGCCCAGCTTCTCCAATTG ACTAAACTAGAGCAGGATGTGTTCGATCGTCTAACTGTGCTACAAGAAGGTCTAATTCCTAAAAAGAAAACCGCCACAGATGACGATTTGCACAGGATCAATGAACTTATACAg GGTAACATGCAGCGCTGTAAACTAGTGATGGATCAGATAACCGAATCCCGGGACTGCATGCTTAAAGTACTTGATCACAAGGACCGTGTCCTAAAATTACTGAACAAGAGTGGAACATCCCGCAGGCTTTCCAAAGTAAAACACAAAGACAAAGTGTGA
- the SAP130 gene encoding histone deacetylase complex subunit SAP130 isoform X7: MNPPKPSIWGDMSSQQFPRQGVPIPSPQIISGGTTMGPNIPGTGGDEPSREMEGPSRDILTASTVLPPRDDKQEAVVVRPYPQLQMIPNHSPSPLTMTAQSAHLPNVPLAFSENILKPLKPTIPSRPIAPAPPSALSAVPKVPGPVTVTMESGLPQASAIPVATISGQQGHPNNLHHIMTATNVQMSIIRSSAPGPPLHIGASHLPRGAAAAAVMSSSKVTTVLRPASNQLTSAAAAQSVAQHIIHPPIQSRPPITTATSSAPTVVATVSATRAQSPVITTTPAHAAEPVLRPTLSIQQHPPPATISIQRPAQVRDTGTRITLPTHSALGAQKQLHAMAQTLFGTGNPVAAATVAPILATNTLPSVTTSGSAAHTQVPTSTIVTMTMPTHSSHATAVTTSNIPVAKVVPQQITHTSPRIQSDYGPERSNLIPIPGHRASPNPMAMEARSENRPPVPVQLQYFLPTYPQSAYPLAAHTYTPITSSVSTIRQYPVSAQAPNSAITAQSVASTVHLNPMQLINVDTSHTRHIQGIQPAPVGAQGMQPTPFSTQGIQATPIGAQGIQPPPISSQGIHPAGSITTQGVPAPSVNSQQASSDAKPSVVLAEGATIVANPLNSAFTTAPAGATVMQGHNQSPGIGSAPAQGSSPRPSILRKKPATDGLSVRKSLIPPHPGDAVSPRHDSALRSTSASPRPAGAKPKAELHISVAPGVTGDPGTGGEQPSAAASLPSSHHPAAAVPSPPSQPAPGPLPSSIHVPPAAVPTLPAPPPLMSSAPSGAAVPSEAKVKEEAEPMDTARPISVPPLTSGSISSPLALLANNISVPAGELPPGASPRKKPRKQQHVISTEEGDMMETNSTDEERCHIKPLTSRPEKRKSPPKEYIDEEGVRYVPVKPRPPITLLRHYRNPWKAAYHHFQRYSDVRVKEEKKLTLQEIANQKGIACRVQGWKTHLCAAQLLQLTKLEQDVFDRLTVLQEGLIPKKKTATDDDLHRINELIQGNMQRCKLVMDQITESRDCMLKVLDHKDRVLKLLNKSGTSRRLSKVKHKDKV; encoded by the exons ggggacatgagttcacaacagtttccccGTCAAGGGGTCCCCATTCCCTCACCACAGATTATAAGTGGTGGGACGACTATGGGTCCGAATATACCAGGGACAG GTGGTGATGAGCCTTCACGGGAAATGGAGGGTCCGTCACGGGACATACTTACTGCAAGTACAGTTCTTCCCCCAAGGGATGACAAACAAGAAGCTGTAGTGGTCCGGCCATACCCACAGTTACAGATGATCCCCAACCACTCTCCTAGTCCTCTGACCATGACTGCTCAGTCTGCCCATCTCCCAAACGTCCCATTGGCCTTCTCTGAGAACATCCTGAAG CCTTTGAAGCCAACTATCCCCAGCAGACCCATCGCTCCAGCCCCTCCGTCTGCCCTGTCTGCTGTTCCAAAGGTACCTGGGCCAGTGACGGTCACAATGGAGAGTGGCCTCCCTCAGGCTTCAGCCATCCCTGTGGCCACCATTAGTGGTCAGCAG GGGCACCCTAATAATCTGCATCACATAATGACTGCAACTAATGTTCAGATGTCTATAATCCGCAGCAGTGCTCCAGGCCCGCCGCTGCATATTGGAGCCTCCCATCTTCCAAGAG GAGCCGCTGCAGCTGCTGTGATGTCCAGCTCCAAAGTGACCACAGTTCTAAGGCCAGCCTCTAACCAGTTGACCTCTGCTGCGGCTGCCCAGTCGGTGGCTCAGCACATCATCCACCCCCCTATACAG TCACGGCCTCCAATTACCACAGCAACTTCATCCGCCCCCACTGTAGTGGCCACAGTTTCTGCTACCCGAGCTCAGTCCCCAGTTATCACCACCACTCCAGCTCACGCAGCAGAACCCGTTCTCAG GCCAACCTTGTCAATTCAGCAGCACCCTCCTCCTGCGACAATAAGCATTCAGAGACCTGCCCAGGTGCGGGACACCGGAACGCGCATTACGCTGCCCACACATTCTGCATTGGGAGCCCAGAAACAGCTGCATGCAATGGCACAG ACTCTCTTTGGCACGGGAAATCCAGTAGCTGCTGCTACTGTGGCTCCTATTTTGGCAACCAACACTCTGCCATCTGTAACAACGTCAG GCTCTGCTGCCCACACACAAGTTCCTACCAGCACCATTGTCACCATGACCATGCCAACTCACTCTTCCCATGCTACAGCAGTGACCACTTCCAACATTCCTGTGG CCAAAGTTGTCCCTCAGCAAATAACTCACACTTCCCCCCGGATACAGTCAGATTATGGACCAGAGAGAAGCAATCTGATACCTATTCCTGGTCACAGAGCCTCGCCCAATCCCATGGCAATGGAGGCTAGGAGTGAGAATAG GCCGCCTGTACCAGTGCAGTTACAATATTTTCTACCCACATATCCCCAGTCTGCCTATCCGCTGGCTGCTCACACTTACACTCCTATTACCAGTTCTGTATCTACCATTCGTCAATACCCAG TTTCAGCTCAAGCTCCAAATTCTGCCATCACAGCCCAGTCTGTGGCTTCCACGGTCCATTTGAACCCCATGCAGCTGATAAACGTGGACACATCTCACACCCGTCACATACAAGGAATTCAGCCGGCACCAGTTGGCGCACAAGGGATGCAGCCTACACCTTTCAGTACCCAAGGAATCCAAGCTACGCCGATTGGTGCCCAGGGAATCCAACCTCCTCCGATCAGCAGCCAAGGAATTCATCCTGCAGGGTCCATCACCACTCAGGGGGTCCCGGCCCCTTCAGTTAACTCTCAGCAAGCCTCAAGTGATGCAAAGCCTTCTG TTGTTCTCGCAGAAGGAGCCACAATAGTTGCCAATCCCCTAAATAGTGCTTTCACTACTGCACCTGCTGGTGCTACAGTCATGCAGGGTCACAATCAAAGTCCGGGTATTGGTAGTGCCCCTGCCCAGGGCTCCTCGCCACGACCTAGCATCTTACGCAAGAAGCCTGCTACTGATGG GTTGTCTGTTCGTAAAAGCCTTATTCCCCCTCATCCAGGAGATGCAGTAAGCCCTCGGCATGACAGCGCTCTGCGAAGCACCTCTGCTTCCCCTCGACCTGCTGG tGCGAAACCTAAAGCTGAACTTCACATCTCTGTGGCACCAGGAGTGACTGGTGATCCGGGCACAGGTGGCGAGCAGCCCAGTGCAGCTGCATCTCTCCCTTCTTCTCATCACCCCGCAGCTGCCGTCCCCAGCCCTCCATCTCAGCCTGCGCCTGGACCGCTCCCCAGCAGCATTCACGTCCCCCCAGCTGCCGTCCCCACCTTACCAGCGCCTCCACCTCTTATGAGCAGTGCACCTTCTGGAGCCGCTGTCCCCTCTGAAGCCAAAGTGAAGGAAGAAGCCGAGCCAATGGACACAGCCAGGCCAATTTCAG TGCCTCCTCTGACTTCAGGATCCATCTCTTCCCCACTAGCTTTGTTGGCCAATAACATCTCTGTTCCTGCTGGTGAATTACCACCGGGAGCTTCACCCCGTAAAAAGCCTCGCAAACAGCAGCATGTTATATCCACAGAGGAAGGTGATATGATGGAGACCAACAGTACAGATGAGGAGAGATGTCACATAAAACCTCTAACATCTCGGCCAGAGAAACGCAAGTCCCCACCCAAGGAGTACATAG ATGAAGAAGGTGTACGTTATGTCCCAGTTAAACCTCGACCCCCAATTACACTTCTGCGGCATTATCGCAATCCGTGGAAAGCTGCTTATCATCATTTCCAGCGTTATAGTGATGTACGGGTCAAAG AAGAGAAGAAGTTGACGTTACAGGAGATTGCCAACCAGAAAGGGATCGCTTGCCGTGTGCAAGGCTGGAAGACTCATCTCTGTGCTGCCCAGCTTCTCCAATTG ACTAAACTAGAGCAGGATGTGTTCGATCGTCTAACTGTGCTACAAGAAGGTCTAATTCCTAAAAAGAAAACCGCCACAGATGACGATTTGCACAGGATCAATGAACTTATACAg GGTAACATGCAGCGCTGTAAACTAGTGATGGATCAGATAACCGAATCCCGGGACTGCATGCTTAAAGTACTTGATCACAAGGACCGTGTCCTAAAATTACTGAACAAGAGTGGAACATCCCGCAGGCTTTCCAAAGTAAAACACAAAGACAAAGTGTGA
- the SAP130 gene encoding histone deacetylase complex subunit SAP130 isoform X5, whose protein sequence is MNPPKPSIWGDMSSQQFPRQGVPIPSPQIISGGTTMGPNIPGTGGDEPSREMEGPSRDILTASTVLPPRDDKQEAVVVRPYPQLQMIPNHSPSPLTMTAQSAHLPNVPLAFSENILKQPLKPTIPSRPIAPAPPSALSAVPKVPGPVTVTMESGLPQASAIPVATISGQQGHPNNLHHIMTATNVQMSIIRSSAPGPPLHIGASHLPRGAAAAAVMSSSKVTTVLRPASNQLTSAAAAQSVAQHIIHPPIQSRPPITTATSSAPTVVATVSATRAQSPVITTTPAHAAEPVLRPTLSIQQHPPPATISIQRPAQVRDTGTRITLPTHSALGAQKQLHAMAQTLFGTGNPVAAATVAPILATNTLPSVTTSGSAAHTQVPTSTIVTMTMPTHSSHATAVTTSNIPVAKVVPQQITHTSPRIQSDYGPERSNLIPIPGHRASPNPMAMEARSENRPPVPVQLQYFLPTYPQSAYPLAAHTYTPITSSVSTIRQYPVSAQAPNSAITAQSVASTVHLNPMQLINVDTSHTRHIQGIQPAPVGAQGMQPTPFSTQGIQATPIGAQGIQPPPISSQGIHPAGSITTQGVPAPSVNSQQASSDAKPSVVLAEGATIVANPLNSAFTTAPAGATVMQGHNQSPGIGSAPAQGSSPRPSILRKKPATDGLSVRKSLIPPHPGDAVSPRHDSALRSTSASPRPAGAKPKAELHISVAPGVTGDPGTGGEQPSAAASLPSSHHPAAAVPSPPSQPAPGPLPSSIHVPPAAVPTLPAPPPLMSSAPSGAAVPSEAKVKEEAEPMDTARPISVPPLTSGSISSPLALLANNISVPAGELPPGASPRKKPRKQQHVISTEEGDMMETNSTDEERCHIKPLTSRPEKRKSPPKEYIDEEGVRYVPVKPRPPITLLRHYRNPWKAAYHHFQRYSDVRVKEEKKLTLQEIANQKGIACRVQGWKTHLCAAQLLQLTKLEQDVFDRLTVLQEGLIPKKKTATDDDLHRINELIQGNMQRCKLVMDQITESRDCMLKVLDHKDRVLKLLNKSGTSRRLSKVKHKDKV, encoded by the exons ggggacatgagttcacaacagtttccccGTCAAGGGGTCCCCATTCCCTCACCACAGATTATAAGTGGTGGGACGACTATGGGTCCGAATATACCAGGGACAG GTGGTGATGAGCCTTCACGGGAAATGGAGGGTCCGTCACGGGACATACTTACTGCAAGTACAGTTCTTCCCCCAAGGGATGACAAACAAGAAGCTGTAGTGGTCCGGCCATACCCACAGTTACAGATGATCCCCAACCACTCTCCTAGTCCTCTGACCATGACTGCTCAGTCTGCCCATCTCCCAAACGTCCCATTGGCCTTCTCTGAGAACATCCTGAAG CAGCCTTTGAAGCCAACTATCCCCAGCAGACCCATCGCTCCAGCCCCTCCGTCTGCCCTGTCTGCTGTTCCAAAGGTACCTGGGCCAGTGACGGTCACAATGGAGAGTGGCCTCCCTCAGGCTTCAGCCATCCCTGTGGCCACCATTAGTGGTCAGCAG GGGCACCCTAATAATCTGCATCACATAATGACTGCAACTAATGTTCAGATGTCTATAATCCGCAGCAGTGCTCCAGGCCCGCCGCTGCATATTGGAGCCTCCCATCTTCCAAGAG GAGCCGCTGCAGCTGCTGTGATGTCCAGCTCCAAAGTGACCACAGTTCTAAGGCCAGCCTCTAACCAGTTGACCTCTGCTGCGGCTGCCCAGTCGGTGGCTCAGCACATCATCCACCCCCCTATACAG TCACGGCCTCCAATTACCACAGCAACTTCATCCGCCCCCACTGTAGTGGCCACAGTTTCTGCTACCCGAGCTCAGTCCCCAGTTATCACCACCACTCCAGCTCACGCAGCAGAACCCGTTCTCAG GCCAACCTTGTCAATTCAGCAGCACCCTCCTCCTGCGACAATAAGCATTCAGAGACCTGCCCAGGTGCGGGACACCGGAACGCGCATTACGCTGCCCACACATTCTGCATTGGGAGCCCAGAAACAGCTGCATGCAATGGCACAG ACTCTCTTTGGCACGGGAAATCCAGTAGCTGCTGCTACTGTGGCTCCTATTTTGGCAACCAACACTCTGCCATCTGTAACAACGTCAG GCTCTGCTGCCCACACACAAGTTCCTACCAGCACCATTGTCACCATGACCATGCCAACTCACTCTTCCCATGCTACAGCAGTGACCACTTCCAACATTCCTGTGG CCAAAGTTGTCCCTCAGCAAATAACTCACACTTCCCCCCGGATACAGTCAGATTATGGACCAGAGAGAAGCAATCTGATACCTATTCCTGGTCACAGAGCCTCGCCCAATCCCATGGCAATGGAGGCTAGGAGTGAGAATAG GCCGCCTGTACCAGTGCAGTTACAATATTTTCTACCCACATATCCCCAGTCTGCCTATCCGCTGGCTGCTCACACTTACACTCCTATTACCAGTTCTGTATCTACCATTCGTCAATACCCAG TTTCAGCTCAAGCTCCAAATTCTGCCATCACAGCCCAGTCTGTGGCTTCCACGGTCCATTTGAACCCCATGCAGCTGATAAACGTGGACACATCTCACACCCGTCACATACAAGGAATTCAGCCGGCACCAGTTGGCGCACAAGGGATGCAGCCTACACCTTTCAGTACCCAAGGAATCCAAGCTACGCCGATTGGTGCCCAGGGAATCCAACCTCCTCCGATCAGCAGCCAAGGAATTCATCCTGCAGGGTCCATCACCACTCAGGGGGTCCCGGCCCCTTCAGTTAACTCTCAGCAAGCCTCAAGTGATGCAAAGCCTTCTG TTGTTCTCGCAGAAGGAGCCACAATAGTTGCCAATCCCCTAAATAGTGCTTTCACTACTGCACCTGCTGGTGCTACAGTCATGCAGGGTCACAATCAAAGTCCGGGTATTGGTAGTGCCCCTGCCCAGGGCTCCTCGCCACGACCTAGCATCTTACGCAAGAAGCCTGCTACTGATGG GTTGTCTGTTCGTAAAAGCCTTATTCCCCCTCATCCAGGAGATGCAGTAAGCCCTCGGCATGACAGCGCTCTGCGAAGCACCTCTGCTTCCCCTCGACCTGCTGG tGCGAAACCTAAAGCTGAACTTCACATCTCTGTGGCACCAGGAGTGACTGGTGATCCGGGCACAGGTGGCGAGCAGCCCAGTGCAGCTGCATCTCTCCCTTCTTCTCATCACCCCGCAGCTGCCGTCCCCAGCCCTCCATCTCAGCCTGCGCCTGGACCGCTCCCCAGCAGCATTCACGTCCCCCCAGCTGCCGTCCCCACCTTACCAGCGCCTCCACCTCTTATGAGCAGTGCACCTTCTGGAGCCGCTGTCCCCTCTGAAGCCAAAGTGAAGGAAGAAGCCGAGCCAATGGACACAGCCAGGCCAATTTCAG TGCCTCCTCTGACTTCAGGATCCATCTCTTCCCCACTAGCTTTGTTGGCCAATAACATCTCTGTTCCTGCTGGTGAATTACCACCGGGAGCTTCACCCCGTAAAAAGCCTCGCAAACAGCAGCATGTTATATCCACAGAGGAAGGTGATATGATGGAGACCAACAGTACAGATGAGGAGAGATGTCACATAAAACCTCTAACATCTCGGCCAGAGAAACGCAAGTCCCCACCCAAGGAGTACATAG ATGAAGAAGGTGTACGTTATGTCCCAGTTAAACCTCGACCCCCAATTACACTTCTGCGGCATTATCGCAATCCGTGGAAAGCTGCTTATCATCATTTCCAGCGTTATAGTGATGTACGGGTCAAAG AAGAGAAGAAGTTGACGTTACAGGAGATTGCCAACCAGAAAGGGATCGCTTGCCGTGTGCAAGGCTGGAAGACTCATCTCTGTGCTGCCCAGCTTCTCCAATTG ACTAAACTAGAGCAGGATGTGTTCGATCGTCTAACTGTGCTACAAGAAGGTCTAATTCCTAAAAAGAAAACCGCCACAGATGACGATTTGCACAGGATCAATGAACTTATACAg GGTAACATGCAGCGCTGTAAACTAGTGATGGATCAGATAACCGAATCCCGGGACTGCATGCTTAAAGTACTTGATCACAAGGACCGTGTCCTAAAATTACTGAACAAGAGTGGAACATCCCGCAGGCTTTCCAAAGTAAAACACAAAGACAAAGTGTGA